The Curtobacterium poinsettiae DNA segment CATCAGGTCGTTCGCACCGTTCTTGCCGCCGCGGACCTCGAACGGGCTGCGCCCGGCGAGGAGCGAGTACACGGTCGCCGCGAGCGAGTACACCTCCGACTGGATGGTGCCGCGCGACTCGTCGATCAGGACCTCGGGCGCGGACCACGGGATCGACATGCCGATCGGCTCGTCCGGGTCGGTGCCCCCGATCGTCGCGGCGATGCCGAAGTCGGAGAGCACGGGGTTGCCGTAGGCCGTCAGCAGGATGTTCGACGGCTTGATGTCGCGGTGCAGCACGCCCTCACGGTGTGCGGTCTCGAGCGCCGAACCAATGCGGATGCCGATCGACAGCACCTCGGACACGGGGATCGGTTCGCGACGGTAGCGCTCGCTGAGGGACGAGGAGCAGAGCTCCATGACCAGGTAGGGACGTCCGTCAGCGGCGACGCTTGCCTGGAAGACGGTGAGGATCGACGGGTGCGTGCTGAGCCGGGCCATCAGGTTGGCCTCGGCCTGGAACATCTGGCGGACGCGGTCGTCGACGACCTCGTCCAGCAGCACCTTCACCGCGACCTGTCGTCGGGGCATGTCCTGCTCGTACAGGAAGACGTCGGCGAAGCCACCGGACCCGAGGACGTGCACGGGACTGAAACCGCCGATCACGGGCGGGTGGGACGGCAGGCGTCTCGCCATCGTCCTCTCCTCCCCCGGCCGAGCGGCCAGCTCTCTCGACGTGGCCATGTCATTGTACGAAGCGTGGGTGACCGACATTCCGCACGCCGATCCCCCACAGCTCGACGTGTTCCCCCAGTTCGGGGGCCAGCTAGTGCCGCGGCAGCGTGTCCTCGAGGTCGCCGTCGTCCGGCGCGGCATCGACCTGCAGCACCACGACGGTGACGTTGTCACGGCCGCCTGCCACGACGGCGTCGCCGACCAGGCGCTCCGCAAGGTCCTGCGCGCCCGGCTCACGTGCCGCGATGCGTGCGATGCCTGCGTCGCCGAGTTCCTTGGTCAGCCCGTCGGAGCAGACGATGTAGCGGTCACCGGCCCGCAGGGGCAGGGTCCACCAGTCCGGCGCCGGCGGTTCGCCGAAGCCGACCGCTCGCGTGATGACGTTGCTGTCCGGGTGCTGTTCGGCGTCCTCGGCACGCAGCAGGCCGGCGTCCACCATCTCCTGCACCACCGAGTGGTCGACGGTGACGCGGCGGAGCACGCCGTCCTCGATGCGGTAGGTGCGGGAGTCGCCGACGTTGAACACGAGCGCCGCGGGCTGCCCGAGCGACGCCACGAGTGCGATACCGGTGACCGTGGTGCCCGCGCCGATGGCGTTGCCACCGGCCGCACGCTCGATGTCGGCGGTCGCGAGGAGCAGTGCACGCTGGATGCCCTGGCGCGTGGTGAACGGCTCGGCCGTCACCTGTTCGAGCCGACGCACGACCGCGTCGCTGGCGCGGTCGCCGGCGAGGTGCCCGCCCATGCCGTCGGCGACGACGAAGAACGGCGCGCCCACGATGTAGCTGTCCTCGTTGTGGTCACGCCGTCGACCGACGTCGGTCGCGGCTCCCCACGAGAGCGTCAGGGTGGCGCCGTCGGCACCGGGGACGTCGATGGCGTGCGCAGTGGCTGCTCGGCCGAGTTCGGTCACGTGTCAGGATCGCTCTCTGGTGGGTCGGGGCGTGCCGTGTGCTGTCTGATCGGAGGGCCACGGGGGAACCGGAGGCAGCCCCTCTGCCGTCGGTGCGACCCGGAGGTACGGCGAGAGGACCTCGATGGCGTTGCCGTCACCGATCTCGACTACCGTACCCGTCAGCGCGACGATCGACGCACCCGATGCCATGCGGTACGCGGGCGCGCCGGCCGGGCGGACGACGGTGCCGTTCGTGGACCGGAGGTCCTGCACGACGACGGCTTCGCCCTCGGCGTGCATCCGGACGTGGGACGACGACACCTGGCCGTACGCCGACCGCACGGTCACGAGTTCGGGCTGCGGGCCACGGGTGACCCGCGGCAGCGACGGCCGTCTGCCGATGACCACGGGGTGGTCGAGCCGGAAGGTGCGGTCGCCGATGCGGATCGAGGGCACGCGTGCCGTGGGGGCGGCGGGTACCGCCGGGACGGACGGGAGGCCCGGTGCAGCACCCACGAACGGGCTCGCTCCGGCGCCGGGTCGCGCCGGCACCCGGACGACGGTGTCCTCCGGATCGACGTCGACCACGGCTGGCGGTGGCTGACCGGGTGCCCCGGGCGCGGGCCGGATGACCGTGTCACCGAGGACCCCGTCGTCGGACCCGGGGTCTGGATCGGGGTCGGAGTCGGGACCGGGGACGACGGGAGCTGCGCCGCGGATGACGGTGTCGTCGATGGCGTCCGCCGTCCGGTCGCCCAGCGATCGTCGGGGTCGCCGGATGACGGTGTCCTCGATGTCGTCGTCGCGCAACCGGAGCCCTCCCAGCGTGGTCCCCACCACCGTAGACGATCCGGTCGACCCCACGTCATCGACGCTCCCACGACGGCCCGCTGCCCGCGACGACCGAGCGCAGGACGAGGCCGGCGAGCGGGTCGTCCGCGCGGGTCTCGAGAGCGTACCGCGCACGCGTCTCCGCCCGGGCCCACGACCCGAGCGCCCACGCGCACCAGGCACCGAGCGACAGGGCACCGGCAGCGCCCGACGATCCGTCGAACGGGCCGTCCTGCGCCCGCCACACCCGCCACGCTTCGGCGCACCGGTCGCCGGCAACCCGCACGCGGGCCCGATCGGGAGCCGGGCCGAAACCATGGAGCGCGGGCGGAGTCGGATCCGCGAAGGGGTCGAACACCCGGATCGAACGGGGATCCGGCGTGCCCTGCGCCGCGATGAACGGCACCAGGGCCATCCGGGGCGCGAGTGCGCCGCACGCCGTCACCACGGCCGTCGCAGCGGCCGTCGACAGGACGGCGCGGCCGGGCGCGACCAGCGCGGCCGCTGCAGCGGGGAGGGTGACCGCCGCGGCGATCTCGCGAGGGAAACGGACTGCGGAGCCGGGACCGGACTGTGCCGTGAGAGGGATCATGCACGCCATCGAAACGTGCCGCGGGCCTCCAGGCAGGGGCGCCCCGACCATCTGTGGACCGGAGCGACCCCGCTCACGCCTGTGGAGGACGGGCCGACCCAGCACCCGCTCAGGCCGCGACCGGCTCCAGGCTCTCAGCGACCAGGTCCCAGCTG contains these protein-coding regions:
- a CDS encoding PP2C family protein-serine/threonine phosphatase is translated as MTELGRAATAHAIDVPGADGATLTLSWGAATDVGRRRDHNEDSYIVGAPFFVVADGMGGHLAGDRASDAVVRRLEQVTAEPFTTRQGIQRALLLATADIERAAGGNAIGAGTTVTGIALVASLGQPAALVFNVGDSRTYRIEDGVLRRVTVDHSVVQEMVDAGLLRAEDAEQHPDSNVITRAVGFGEPPAPDWWTLPLRAGDRYIVCSDGLTKELGDAGIARIAAREPGAQDLAERLVGDAVVAGGRDNVTVVVLQVDAAPDDGDLEDTLPRH
- a CDS encoding FHA domain-containing protein gives rise to the protein MGTTLGGLRLRDDDIEDTVIRRPRRSLGDRTADAIDDTVIRGAAPVVPGPDSDPDPDPGSDDGVLGDTVIRPAPGAPGQPPPAVVDVDPEDTVVRVPARPGAGASPFVGAAPGLPSVPAVPAAPTARVPSIRIGDRTFRLDHPVVIGRRPSLPRVTRGPQPELVTVRSAYGQVSSSHVRMHAEGEAVVVQDLRSTNGTVVRPAGAPAYRMASGASIVALTGTVVEIGDGNAIEVLSPYLRVAPTAEGLPPVPPWPSDQTAHGTPRPTRERS